The proteins below are encoded in one region of Caulobacter henricii:
- the hslU gene encoding ATP-dependent protease ATPase subunit HslU yields the protein MTEFSPREIVSELDRYIVGHTEAKKAVAVALRNRWRRRRVPADLRDEVTPKNILLIGPTGVGKTEIARRLARLAQAPFLKVEATKFTEVGYVGRDVDQIVRDLVESALGMVRDRRRASVRARAEAAAEERILDALTGPGSTAARESFRKKLRAGELDDKEVELQLADTGGGGMFEIPGQAGASVLNLSEMMKSFGGGRTKVHRTTVAAAHAPLIAEESDKLLDQEALTQEAIELAENHGIVFLDEIDKVASSSQRGGADVSREGVQRDLLPLIEGTTVSTKYGPVKTDHILFIASGAFHVAKPSDLLPELQGRLPIRVELKGLTRDDLRRILTEPEANLIRQHQALLLTEDVTLVFTADAIDALADAAVAVNNSVENIGARRLQTILEKVVEEISFTAADRGGETVTIDAAYVTDKVGALAANADLSRFIL from the coding sequence ATGACCGAGTTCTCCCCGCGCGAAATCGTCTCCGAGCTCGACCGCTATATTGTCGGCCATACCGAGGCCAAGAAGGCCGTCGCCGTGGCCCTGCGCAACCGCTGGCGTCGCCGCCGCGTGCCCGCCGATCTGCGCGACGAGGTCACGCCGAAAAACATCCTGCTGATCGGCCCCACGGGCGTGGGCAAGACCGAGATCGCCCGCCGCCTGGCGCGTCTGGCCCAGGCCCCGTTCCTGAAGGTCGAGGCCACCAAGTTCACCGAGGTCGGCTATGTCGGCCGCGACGTCGACCAGATCGTGCGTGATCTGGTGGAGAGCGCCTTGGGCATGGTCCGCGACCGCCGCCGGGCCAGCGTCCGCGCCAGGGCCGAAGCCGCCGCCGAGGAACGCATCCTCGACGCCCTGACCGGCCCAGGCTCGACGGCCGCCCGCGAAAGCTTCCGCAAGAAGCTGCGGGCCGGCGAGCTGGACGACAAGGAGGTCGAGCTGCAGCTGGCCGATACCGGCGGCGGCGGGATGTTCGAGATCCCCGGCCAGGCCGGGGCCTCGGTCCTGAACCTGTCGGAAATGATGAAGTCGTTCGGCGGCGGACGCACCAAGGTCCATCGGACCACCGTGGCGGCCGCCCATGCGCCGCTGATCGCCGAGGAAAGCGACAAGCTGCTGGATCAGGAAGCCCTGACCCAGGAGGCCATCGAGCTGGCCGAGAACCACGGCATCGTCTTTCTCGACGAGATCGACAAGGTGGCCTCCTCGTCGCAGCGCGGCGGGGCCGACGTCTCGCGCGAAGGCGTGCAGCGCGACCTGCTGCCCCTGATCGAGGGCACGACAGTCTCGACCAAGTATGGCCCGGTGAAAACCGACCATATCCTGTTCATCGCCTCGGGCGCCTTCCACGTGGCCAAGCCCAGCGACCTGCTGCCCGAGCTCCAGGGCCGCCTGCCGATCCGGGTGGAACTGAAGGGTCTGACCCGCGACGACCTGAGGCGAATCCTGACCGAGCCGGAAGCCAATCTGATCCGCCAGCACCAGGCCCTGCTGCTGACCGAGGACGTCACCCTGGTCTTTACCGCCGACGCCATCGACGCCCTGGCCGACGCCGCCGTTGCGGTGAACAACTCGGTCGAGAACATCGGGGCCCGAAGGCTGCAGACCATCCTGGAAAAGGTCGTCGAGGAAATCAGTTTCACCGCCGCCGACCGCGGCGGTGAAACCGTGACCATCGACGCGGCCTATGTGACCGACAAGGTCGGGGCCCTGGCCGCCAATGCCGATCTGAGCCGGTTTATTCTGTAA